From the Pseudomonas monsensis genome, the window AGATGCGCAGGCGCTGCATGAACGCCACCGAGAGAAAACCGACGATGGTCGAGCAACTGGTCGCCAGCAGGATCGGCAGGAACACCAGGGTAGGGTCCGGCGCGCCTTGCTGGGCGCGGTACATGAAGATCGTCACCGGCAGCAGGGTCAGGGACGACGCGTTGAGCACCAGGAACAGGATTTGCGCGTTGCTGGCGATGGTGGCGCTGGGGTTGAGTTCCTGCAGCGCCTTCATGGCTTTGAGGCCGATCGGCGTGGCCGCATTATCCAGCCCGAGGCCATTGGCAGCGAAGTTCAGGGTGATCAGGCCGAGGGCAGGGTGACCGGGCGGGACTTCCGGCATCAGCCGCAGGAACAGCGGCCCGAGGACCTTGGCCAGCCATTCGACGATCCCGGCCTTTTCGGCAATGCGCAGGAAGCCCAGCCACAGGGTCAACGTGCCGAACAGCAGCACCATCACCTCGACCGAGAGCTTGGCCATGGCAAAGATGCTTTCCACCATCGCCGCGAAAATTCCGGCATTGCCGCCGACCAGCCACTGCACCAGCGCAGAGATGGTTGCCACGACGAAGAAGCCAAGCCACAGGCCATTAAGCATCAGTCAAAATCCCCCGGAAGATGCGGCGAATGATAGCGGGGTCGCCAGAAACGACAAACCCCGGATTTCTCCGGGGTTTGTTGGTAAGGCTGGCTCGGTCACTGTGGGAGCCAATCTCCCCAGGGTTCAGCAATCAGTTCTTGGAAATCTCGCCAGCCGGCAGTTTTTCCTTGCTGCGCCAGTGCGGCAGGGAGTTCCAGTAGCGCTGGCCCTTGGCGTCGTCGTACATGCCTTCCCAACGAGCGATCACCAGGACCGCCAGGGCGTTGCCGATCACGTTCAGTGCGGTACGCGCCATGTCCATGATGCGGTCGACACCGGCGATGAAGGCCAGGCCTTCCAGCGGAATACCGACGCTGCCCAGCGTTGCCAGCAGCACCACGAAGGACACGCCCGGTACACCGGCGATGCCTTTGGAGGTGACCATCAGGGTCAGGACCAGCAGCAGTTGCTGGCTGATCGACAGGTCGATGCCGTACAGCTGGGCAATGAAGATGGCGGCGATGGACTGGTACAGGGTCGAACCGTCGAGGTTGAACGAGTAACCGGTCGGCACCACGAAGCTGCAGATGGCTTTCGGTGCGCCGTAGGCTTCCATCTTCTCGATCACCCGTGGCAGCACGGTTTCCGAGGAGGCGGTGGAGTAGGCCAGGACCAGCTCATCCTTGAAGATGCGCATCAGCTTGATCACCGAGAAGCCGAACAACTTGGCGATCAGGCCCAGCACCACGAAGGCGAAGAAGGCGATGGCGACGTAAACCAGGATCACCAGCTTGGCCAGCGGCAGCAGCGAGGCGAAGCCGAAGTTGGCGACGGTCACCGCGATCAGGGCGAATACGCCGATCGGGGCGTAGTTCATGATCATGTGGGTGACTTTGAACATGCTCTCGGAAACGCCCTGGAACATCTTCACCAGCGGTTCGCGCAGGTCCGACTGCAGGCTCGACAGACCGAGACCGAACAGCACGGAGAAGAAGATGATCGGCAGCATTTCGCCGCGGGCCATGGCCGCGAAGATGTTCGACGGGATCAGGTTGAGGATGGTCTCGATGAACGCGTGTTCATGCTGCACTTCGGCGGCGGTCGCCTGGTACTTGGAGATGTCCACAGTGCCCAGGGTGCTCATGTCGATGCCGGCGCCCGGGTGGAACACGTTCGCCAACACCAGGCCGACGAGAATGGCGATGGTGGTGACGATTTCGAAGTAGATGATCGTCTTCAGGCCGATGCGCCCAAGCTTCTTGGCGTCGCCCACGCCGGCGATGCCGACGATCAGGGACGAGATGACGATCGGGATCACGATCATCTTGATCAGACGGATAAAGATATCGCCTGCCGGTTGCAGGACGTTACTGATCCACCAGGCCTTTTCGGCACTGAAGTGGTTGAGCAACGCACCAATTGCAATCCCTAAAACCAGACCGATGAGGATCTGCCAGGCGAGGCTGAGTTTTGCCTTCTTCATTATCTTTACCCTTACTTGCGTTTGACTCAGGCACATGCAGGAACTGGAACGCTCTTTAGCGGAAAAGTCTGTGCATCTGCCTCCGTATAAGGTGCCCCGAAGCGCGTGTTTACGGCTCTTCGGCAGGCGAAAAAAGGCGCAACTATTCCGATGCAAGGTTGCGCCGTCTAATGCCGTAAACGCCTACCCTATGCCGAATCGGCATGAGCTTTTTTAAATGAAACTGGCGTCCCAACCGGTTCGATTACGACATTTCAGCCGGCATAAGTGCCGTGAACCGGCCATCACAGCGGAGGTTGGTTGTTTTTTGAACGAGTAAAATCGGCGGAAAATTTAGGAAAAAGCCTACATTGCAAGACTAGAAGTCCTACTGTTTAAACGGTCTCTTTCTCGATATACGGTCGCCAGGAAACACCGCGTAATGTTTTTGCGCGCAGTGTCAGCGATAAAAAGGAGGATATGGGCGCTCTGGATCAATGTTTTGCGTGTTGCAAAGCCCAGCGCAAGTCCGTCGAACCACTGAGGCTCGGCGAACCTGCGGCGCAGCTTTTACCCTGACCCGGCCCTCGCGCAGGCACTCCCTGTACCCGTAGGTCACTCCGACCCTGTTGCAGTCAGAACGTCCCGGCCCCTTGGTCATGCGCCGGCCTTCATCGGGTGGGCGCAATCAAGAGCAGCGGGGCGCTGCTCTTATGTTCGAAACCTAATACCAGTTCGGATCTTTCTTCAGGGTTTCCATCAGCAGATCCTGCATGCCTTGGTCGGGTTTGCCGAGGAAGCGGTAGGTGGCATGTCGTGTCGGCGACTTGTCGGCCGGCAATCCTTCGGGCACATCGACGAGCATGGCGTAGGCATCTTTCTTGTCGAAGCTGAACGCGACGATCAAGCGGTGGTTCAGGCATTTATCCGCCGACTCGCAGAGCGGTCCGACCAGATACTGATCGCCATCTTCAGTGACGGCGTTCATCTGCTGGTCCGGCGTGCCGGACAGGTTCATCACCCATTCCGGCAGGCGTTCTTCCTTCATCACCACGCCTTGCCAGGTTTCCCTGTATTGCGGGTCGGAGCCGAGCAGCTCATTGACCCGCGTCTGGCCATCATTGGCCGCCAGCGCCATGGCACTACCGCCCAGAAGCAGGGCGGCTGCCAGTGTCTTTAACGCGCTCATCGTTAACCTCGGCCGCGACGGCCAAAGAAGAAGGAAGCGATGAACATCACCAGGAATACGACAAAGAGAATCTTGGCGATACCCGTGGCGGTGCCCGCGATACCACCGAAGCCCAGGACGGCGGCGATGATGGCAATGATCAAGAATGTAATTGCCCAACTCAACATGGTGATTCTCCTTACTTCTATTTAGGGATATTGCGTGTTCCGGCGCTGCGCGCCTGAATTCATTGGTTCAATCAGAAAACCCAGCGCTCTTCCCGTGGCAGCTGATCCAGCGGCTGCGTCTGGTCAACATCCATCATGCGCATCGAAGTGCTTTCGGCCTGGCTGCTGCTGACGGCGCTGAAGTGCGTTTGCGTGCTGTGTTGAATCGAGATCAACGGCTCAGGCTGCTGGCTGTTTTCCCAGCGCAGGTATTGCTGGCACGCGATCAGGGTCACCAACAGCGCGAGCACGCCAAACAGGCCTTGCTGGATATGCAGTGGCGAGATACGCACTTGGGCGGCACGTTGGCGAGTCATCCTGGGTTCCTCACACTTATTGGGTTGGGGCAGTTGGTTTCTGCCCGGGCTGAATGAGGTATTGCAGCCCGCGTGCCAGTTTTTTAATTGAAAAATATTCAATAAAATCAATAGGTTATATGTATGGTGAAAAACCTTGGCGACGCATCCTGCACGATGGGTCATCCAAGGTCGTGCGGAATGCACGATTATTTCGTAGGAGATTTCATTCTTATGGAATTGAGAGCACGACACGGATGTCAGAAAGATACGCAGGGAATGTCCTGCAAACCGGTGATTGTTTAAAAAACCAACGAAATCAACGTATTGGCCGTAACGGCAGGAGAGGGCTACCCTCCTATGGCTGGCATCGTTCAGAATCAACCATGCAACTTGCCCGATTTTTCCGGGACTAAACCAAGATCAATCACTATGGAGCGTAGGAAAAATGGAATCTGCCACTGAGCATCAAGGCCGCATTCTGCTGGTGGACGATGAATCCGCCATCCTGCGAACCTTCCGTTATTGCCTCGAAGACGAAGGTTATACGGTGGCCACGGCCAACAGCGCGGCCCAGGCCGAGGCATTGCTGCAACGTCAGGTTTTCGACCTGTGCTTCCTTGATTTGCGTCTGGGCGAAGACAACGGCCTCGACGTACTGGCGCAGATGCGCATTCAGGCGCCGTGGATGCGCGTGGTGATCGTCACCGCTCACTCGGCTGTGGATACCGCGGTCGACGCGATCCAGGCCGGCGCTGCCGACTATCTGGTCAAACCCTGCAGCCCCGATCAATTGCGCCTGGCCACGGCCAAGCAACTGGAAGTGCGCCAGCTCTCGGCGCGTCTTGAAGCCCTCGAAGGCGAAATCCGCAAACCCAAGGACGGCCTCGACTCCCACAGCCCGGCGATGAAAGTCGTACTGGAAACGGCGCGGCAGGTGGCGAGCACCGACGCCAACATTCTGATTCTCGGCGAGTCAGGCACCGGTAAAGGTGAATTGGCTCGGGCGATTCATGGCTGGAGCAAGCGCGAGAAGAAATCCTGCGTCACGATCAACTGCCCGTCGCTGACTGCCGAATTGATGGAAAGCGAGCTGTTCGGCCACAGTCGCGGGGCCTTTACCGGTGCCAGCGAAAGCACGCTGGGCCGGGTCAATCAGGCCGATGGCGGCACGCTGTTTCTCGACGAGATCGGCGACTTTCCCCTGACTTTGCAGCCAAAACTGCTGCGTTTTATTCAGGACAAGGAATATGAGCGGGTCGGCGATCCGGTGACCCGGCGCGCCGATGTGCGGATTCTGGCCGCGACCAACCTCAACCTCGAGGACATGGTGCGCGACGGTCGCTTCCGTGAAGACTTGTTGTACCGCTTGAACGTCATCACGCTGCATCTGCCGCCGCTGCGCGAGCGCGCCGAGGACATCCTGACCCTCGCCGACCGCTTCCTCGCCCGCTTCGTCAAAGAGTATGCGCGTCCGGCGCGCGGGTTCAGTGACGAGGCCCGTGAAGCGCTGCTCGGCTACCGCTGGCCAGGCAATATTCGCGAACTGCGCAACGTGGTTGAGCGCGCCAGCATTATCTGCCCGCAGGAACGTGTGGAAATCAGCCACCTCGGCATGGCCGAACAGCCGGCCAACAATGCACCTCGCGTTGGCGCAGCGCTGAGCCTCGATGAACTGGAAAAGGCGCATATCGGTGCGGTACTGGCCACCGCCGGCACACTGGATCAGGCCGCAAAAACCCTCGGTATCGACGCCTCGACCCTGTATCGCAAGCGCAAGCAGTACAACCTGTGAGCGCCCGACGATGAAACTGGCGATGAAGTTGCGCACGCGGTTGTTTCTGAGCATTTCCGCATTGATCACCGTGGCGCTGCTCGGGTTGTTGCTCGGGCTGGTCAGCGTGATGCAGATGGCCGGTACTCAGGAAACGCTGGTGCGCAACAATTTCGTCACCCTGGATCTGGGCCTCAAGCTGCGCAAGACGCTGGGCGATCAACTGATCATCATGCTCGCCGAAAAGCCTGACCCCGCGGCGTTTGAAGCTTCCAAACAGCATTACTTCCAGTTGCTGGATGAGGGGATCGCCCGGGAGCGGGAGCGGGAGGGTGATGGCCGGCAATACGGTTTCACTCAGGCCAAGGCCGACTACCTGAATTTTCTGCAGTCACTCGACCCCTCCAATGCGATGAGCGGCAACGCCGACTTCCGAGAGCGTTTCAACATTCTGCGCAACGGGCTGATTGCCGAGCACAAGCAGGCCCTCGACAACATCAACGCCGTCCAGCAAGAGGCACGCAATCGGGCGTTGCTGATTGCCGGTCTGCTTGGGCTGGTCGGGCTGGCGGTGTTGATCATCGGCTTCGTCACTGCGCATGGCATCGCCCGGCGTTTAGGGGGGCCCATCGAGGTGCTGGCCAAAGCGGCCGATAACATTGGCCAGGGCAATTACGAGGTGACCCTGCCAATCTCATCGGCGATGGAGGTCAACCTGTTGTCCCGTCGTTTCGGGCTGATGGCCGAAGCGCTGCGTGAGCATCAGGCGACCAACGTCGACGAACTGCTGGCCGGTCAGCAACGCCTGCAGGCGGTGCTCGACAGCATCGACGACGGCTTGTTGATGATCGACCGCGAGGGGCATCTGGAACACCTCAACCCGGTGGCTCAGCGGCAGTTGGGCTGGGACGATGATCGACTCGGCCAGGGCCTGGGCTCGGCGCTTGAACGGCCGGAGCTGGATGCACAGCTGCAATTGGTCCTGCGTGGCGGCACCCTCGAGCGTGCGCCGGAGGACTTGAGTATCGAAGTCGACGGCGAATCCCGTTTGCTGACCTACAGCCTGACGCCGGTCAGCCACACCCAGGGGCATATTCTCGGTGCGGTGATGGTCTTGCACGACGTTACCGAGCAACGCGCCTTCGAACGGGTGCGCAGCGAGTTCGTCTTGCGCGCCTCCCATGAGTTGCGCACGCCGGTCACCGGCATGCACATGG encodes:
- the gltP gene encoding glutamate/aspartate:proton symporter GltP, producing MKKAKLSLAWQILIGLVLGIAIGALLNHFSAEKAWWISNVLQPAGDIFIRLIKMIVIPIVISSLIVGIAGVGDAKKLGRIGLKTIIYFEIVTTIAILVGLVLANVFHPGAGIDMSTLGTVDISKYQATAAEVQHEHAFIETILNLIPSNIFAAMARGEMLPIIFFSVLFGLGLSSLQSDLREPLVKMFQGVSESMFKVTHMIMNYAPIGVFALIAVTVANFGFASLLPLAKLVILVYVAIAFFAFVVLGLIAKLFGFSVIKLMRIFKDELVLAYSTASSETVLPRVIEKMEAYGAPKAICSFVVPTGYSFNLDGSTLYQSIAAIFIAQLYGIDLSISQQLLLVLTLMVTSKGIAGVPGVSFVVLLATLGSVGIPLEGLAFIAGVDRIMDMARTALNVIGNALAVLVIARWEGMYDDAKGQRYWNSLPHWRSKEKLPAGEISKN
- a CDS encoding inhibitor of vertebrate lysozyme family protein, translated to MSALKTLAAALLLGGSAMALAANDGQTRVNELLGSDPQYRETWQGVVMKEERLPEWVMNLSGTPDQQMNAVTEDGDQYLVGPLCESADKCLNHRLIVAFSFDKKDAYAMLVDVPEGLPADKSPTRHATYRFLGKPDQGMQDLLMETLKKDPNWY
- a CDS encoding DUF1328 domain-containing protein, producing MLSWAITFLIIAIIAAVLGFGGIAGTATGIAKILFVVFLVMFIASFFFGRRGRG
- the algB gene encoding sigma-54-dependent response regulator transcription factor AlgB, whose protein sequence is MESATEHQGRILLVDDESAILRTFRYCLEDEGYTVATANSAAQAEALLQRQVFDLCFLDLRLGEDNGLDVLAQMRIQAPWMRVVIVTAHSAVDTAVDAIQAGAADYLVKPCSPDQLRLATAKQLEVRQLSARLEALEGEIRKPKDGLDSHSPAMKVVLETARQVASTDANILILGESGTGKGELARAIHGWSKREKKSCVTINCPSLTAELMESELFGHSRGAFTGASESTLGRVNQADGGTLFLDEIGDFPLTLQPKLLRFIQDKEYERVGDPVTRRADVRILAATNLNLEDMVRDGRFREDLLYRLNVITLHLPPLRERAEDILTLADRFLARFVKEYARPARGFSDEAREALLGYRWPGNIRELRNVVERASIICPQERVEISHLGMAEQPANNAPRVGAALSLDELEKAHIGAVLATAGTLDQAAKTLGIDASTLYRKRKQYNL
- a CDS encoding ATP-binding protein gives rise to the protein MKLAMKLRTRLFLSISALITVALLGLLLGLVSVMQMAGTQETLVRNNFVTLDLGLKLRKTLGDQLIIMLAEKPDPAAFEASKQHYFQLLDEGIAREREREGDGRQYGFTQAKADYLNFLQSLDPSNAMSGNADFRERFNILRNGLIAEHKQALDNINAVQQEARNRALLIAGLLGLVGLAVLIIGFVTAHGIARRLGGPIEVLAKAADNIGQGNYEVTLPISSAMEVNLLSRRFGLMAEALREHQATNVDELLAGQQRLQAVLDSIDDGLLMIDREGHLEHLNPVAQRQLGWDDDRLGQGLGSALERPELDAQLQLVLRGGTLERAPEDLSIEVDGESRLLTYSLTPVSHTQGHILGAVMVLHDVTEQRAFERVRSEFVLRASHELRTPVTGMHMAFGLFRERAKFPAESREADLLDTVNEEMQRLMQLINDLLNFSRYQNGLQKLTLAPCSIEDLLEQAQLRFAESAAQKGIALNVEVQSPLPRLQADQAQLDRVLDNLIDNALRHTARDGQIRLQARRHGERVIISVEDNGEGIAYGQQGRIFEPFVQVGRKKGGAGLGLALCKEIVQLHGGRMGVYSRPGQGTQFYMALAV